TTAGTGAGTATATTGGATAATTTCAGAGTCTGTTACATGGAGTAGCTTGCCCTGGGGGGtgctgtaaaaagaaaagagattgtcCTTCTCAGTAATAATGGAAGAACATAGTGTGGACGCTGAGACTTCTCTCCCTGGTTTTGCCATCAGCTGATTCAACAATGGTTGGATCAACATTTTCCACATTTCCACTCATCAACCCTTACTCTCAAGTTACAAATAATTAGCCACTAAATGATCTtaggaaacaaaaagcagaagcatCCAGTTTTAATGTCCAATTGCAAGAATATGATGCTGACGTGTTCTAAAATACCAGAAACATTTAGGTATTTTGGAAACAGCGAACAAAACACATTGTTGCCACCCCTTATTTACATCTTcacgcaaccccccccccaaattgctattaaaaagtcatttgtttccttctgtgtATTTCTTGTGATCACTCACCTCGGTCTTGGTTCCGACGACGTTTCCAGTATAATAAGATTGAGATTAAGACCAGGAGAATGACCAGGGAAACAATACTTAACAATAGTGGAACTGAAAACCAAAAGCCTATAGATgttgaggggggaaaaaggagacaCAAAGTCATAAGAAGCTGTTGAGGCAAAAAAGGATAGAGAAACAGTTGTGATTAGTTTTTCCTAGAACtgagtttaaaatgaaaactacccTTAAATATATACCTATTGAAGTTTACATTCATGGCTTTATATTATTTCGATAGCATTTAGTTAACAATAATCTAACCACACGGTTTATGTGGTTGCTATCTCTGAAGACCTTTGAATGTGTGGTTTCATTTAGTCCTCAAAACAGCCCAAgagttaggtattattattattatctcacatatacaaaaaacaatagaacaaaaaactgaggctgagagaagttAAGCAAGCCCAGAATCAGAGTAGTAAGCAGCAGAACCAGGGCTCGGTCAGAGCTTGGTTTGCCTCTAAAGTGCATATTCTTTGCCTTACGGTCTGTGAaagtcatatatttattgagggcactttggaaaatacagagtaatagaaagaaaaaaaaatcatgcatctCATGATTCCGATCCCAGGAGTAACTCATCTCAATGCTTTTACTGTATGTCTTCTAATCTGCATCTTTGTTATTAAAGCTCTTTCCACCGGCCAACAAACAAAGTTCCTCAGCATCACTCTGCAATACAAAGACGGGAGGAAGAGCCTCCTGATTTGGGAGTTTCCAGCATCTTCCCCATACCTCCGTAAAGGGATTTGTTACATCATAATTGAATCTGGCACCTTCAGACAGAGATGTGTCTAAGTTCAACAGTTTCTGTGCTTGACACATGCTCGAAGCACGGGAGACTTTTAGTAAGCGTTCgcagaacaaacaaacattacAGAGATGATGTTCACACATTATACATGACATAAGTCGATTTTAGCATTCTTGGGAAAGAAGACCAGTTCCTTTTCAACTTCTTGTTTTTCAGGGAAATTGACCCTTTGCCTTGGCTGAAAATGAGGATCTCTTCACAAGTATCCAAATCTAACACTGCATATCTTTTGACCAAATTTACCTAAATGTCGACTTTTTGATTCGTCTGTTTTTTACAAGGACCCCAAAAATGACTACAGGAAATTTTGCTTAGAGGCCACCACGCCAGTAAGGCATACACAGGAAAAAGTTTTTCCAAGCTCTGTTGCTTAAAAtcctccctgaaaaaaaaaaatcaaaacccatcAATACCTTTTCAGGAGGCTTATTACAGACAGCCTCATCCAGAGTTGGTGCCTCAgaaccacagagagaaagaaaaccgTGACTATTCGCAAAGTGTCTTGCCTCTAAAATGGCCACTCCCTTCATTCTCCCACCCATAACCTTTACTTCTTGTATCCATGAGACCCAGAGATAGCAGTttagagaaaaacacaagaaagcaaAAGGGGTTTTGAACAGGAGGCAGTTTGTTTCAAAGGGGTGAGGAAAACACCTTCCGATAGGTCTCTTTCTTAAAGCCTCTGTTGCCCCTTTTCCACAGTGTAGATTACCAAAGCCTTTATTGGAGAGGTCACTTCTTCCAGGAAATCTCCTTGATCCCTCCAGATTGAGCTGatgtccctcctccctgccctcaatCCTCTCAGGGTGCACTGTAGCTTTCTTATTGAAGCATTTAACACGCAGTTTTGTAACTGCCCATTCTGTATTCCCAGCAAACCAGAAGCTTTCTGAGCAAAGGGACTGAGCCTTGCTTGCTGTCACATTTCAACAGTCCCAAAGCCTGGCACAGAacagatactcagtaaatgtcagcagtgtggaaaaataaatgaatggatggatctCAGCAAAAGCATTTGGTATGTGGGCAACATACCACATTTACCAAAGTAAGATTGGCTTTATTGGCTTCCTCAaccctgtttttctttccccacttatGCCATTCTCTCTCTTACTAGCTCCTTTGCTAAGAAACCAACAGGCTCGCAAAACATTCACCACCTTCCAGGTGTGTGACACATCTTTGCCCACCTTCTCTTACCTTTGTCCAAAGTTTGCCTGACGCTGGTCATAGTCCCCAGGTGTAGCACCTGGCAGATTACCTCCTTCCCCACCTGGCTCTTGGGGTCTTTGACCTGGAGGACACTCGTGACAGACGTGGTCCCATTGGGGTGTGAGAGAATCTCAGTACTGTTTTCAATCCCTGACCCAGAGACCTTCCAGGAGATCACAGGGGCTGGGCGGGCATTGGCAGAGCAAGTGATATTTACGTGGTCTTCGAAAAATGTATAGTGAAGGAACACTGTGGGCTGTactgggacaaaaaaaaaatgatggtctGCCATCAGTTAAGCACCACATTCTCCTCAGAGGATGAAGGAAGATCTGTACAGAAAGACACTGGGGGCTCAAGACATAAGATGGCACATCCAACCCAAACTGGGGCATCTCAGTTCTTCCTGTGTCTAATTCTCTGGCCGGCAGGATGGAAACTGGCCTAGTACAACCCTGCAACAAGAAAAATCCTCTCTGTCGTTTCTCTGCAGGGGAAttagctgaatggataaagggCATCTTCTTTCCCATACAGTCCAGAGCTTAattattctgttctctttttccacGGGCAATGCAGCACCTCTGCCTTCTTCTGGGTATCCCTCTCATAGTCTGACAATAGTCACCAATCAGCACTTCCATACAGGTAGCTTGCACTTCTCAGAAGTACCAGGGCAGTTTCAGAACAGAGAGCCCGTAGAGGGGCTGCTGCTTAGGCATGGCCTTTCTCTGCTTGGAGCTGGACCAGGGAATGAGATGCATGGAGGAGACTTGGAAAGTCCCTGCTTGGAATAtccataaaaaatgtaaattagaaattCACATGCCCATAACTAGAAAATCACAGAATGACAGTTGGAAAGACCTTGGAGATCACCTGAATGGAGTTAAAACAACTAGTTAATGAGAAAAGGATATTATTTTAGTCCAGCTGTAATCCTGTTCCCTTCCAAAAGTCCCTTGACTGATGAATTCATTGCCATCGTATATTTTTCAATGTGCAGTTTATCTCTGCTGAGCAAATGCAGTTTTGCTTTCCTGTGGTTGCTTCAGAGCCCTCAAGATAATTAAAGGGCAGTAACTAAATGAAAGCCTGGTCTGTGCTTAGAGGTTCAAGAGGTGGGAGGGTGACAGTGGGCTGGAGGAAATGGGGCCAAAGGGCTGTGGCTTTTTCCAAAGAGTACCCAGATACTAATGTCAAGGGGCACTGGGGGAAGACAGATAAAAGTGAGGGAAGATGAGTAGGGTTGACATGGTGAGACTGGGTGGCAAGGTGCTCTGGTATATCCAAGGATGACTTAGATGAAGGCTGTAAGGTGTAGCTGGAAAGGGTCAGAATGGAAAAGAATGGGGTTACTACCCGGAAGACTCAGGGGAGTGTGGTTTTCAGGCAAAAACTATTACAAAATATTAAGGGTAAAGTATaggggggagaagaagaagaagaagaagaagaagaagaagaagaagaagaagaaggaagaggaggagaagaaggaagaaggaagaagaaggaagagggaagaaggaggaagaaggaggaggaggaggaggtgaggaagaggaggaagaagtggaagggagaggagaaggaggaggatggagggagaaggggaacaagaaaaagtaacagaaatgaGAATgacacaagaaggaaaaagatgaaaagtgatgaggaagggggaaggaaggaaggaaggaaggaaggaaggaaggaagaagggaaggaggagagagaaaaaaggaaaggaaagaaggaagaaagattggaggcgaggggagaggaaaaaagggtacaaagagacagaacagaagACATAGAATCAAGAAGAAAATCTGACATAAGATTCTGCAGAGGATTCATTGTAggcaaaaataagtgaaatatatatatatatatatatatatatatttttttttttttttggtgttgccATATGTCCCTTGCACTCTTGTCTACTGAGCATCCTCTTACCCCAGGTCCAATATTCTTAGTTCAAACTCTCACTTTAACATTCCTGATAACTATGTCTAAATTTGTCTTTTCCCTTCTAAACCTACCACCAACTGTGCTATGCTCCAAAGTTATGCCTCATTCCCACTTCTAAATTCTTGATCTCAGTTATGTGTCAAAGGAGAGGAATCTTGTCAAACTAACCCTATTGGATTGTAAAAGAATGCTTATTATCCAGTTAAATCTCTAGTTGGCCTCAGGTATGAAAGGCCTCTATGGTACATCCCCTTTCAATCCCAAGAGAACTACATTAAGCCAAAATGAGAGGTACCACATAACTGGCTTCAGGTTATCCCAATCTGGCTCTTTCCTTAGATCCAAAAATGTTTATGCTGTCAGGGACTTTACAGATAATCTATTTTATACTTATTGTGTAGATAAAAAAAACTCTGCTTCAGAGAGTGGACGGGACTCTTTCAGGGTCACATGATTGCTAATGGCAAAGCCAGGTCCGAATCATATCACTACTTAGGAGAACCCCATTATCCTCACCATCGTCCTTAATTTACCCTTGCTGACAACACAATTCCTCAGAGCAAAGAGAACTCCAGGCAGAGATTCAATGTGGCCCCACGAACTCTTCCAATAACCATAACTATGTTATGGTAGACATGAGAGGCTAAGTATCTTCTCATAAACCTTTCTGAGGTTAAGATCCTGAAAAATTAGGCACCACCACCATGTTCCAAACATTCTTGAAAACAACATTTCTAGCCAGAGACAATGTATTATCGGAGATTCTCACCAGAGAGGGTGAGGCAGGCTTTTCCTGAGATCTTCCCGGAACCAAAAGTATTGAAGAGGCACTTGTAACACCCTTCATCCTCCAGGGTGGTATTCCAGAACGTAATGGTtgagttcttgagttccagctgGGTGATGTTTATCTTGTCCTTATAGGCAGGCTGGACTACAACCCCATGGTTCTTGCTGAAGGTGACCATGTTTTCTGGGCTTACAGCCTTGATTTTCTGCCATGTCACAATCAAGACTTCCTCGGAATTTTGCAGAGAGCATCTTAAGGAAGCAGGTGTGTTCAGCAGCTCTTCTTCATCTTGGGTCACCACTTTTATCATAGAATcataaaagaacatttatattttaaaatttaatacatacaagtacacatttttctgattaaaaatgcatgttcaaagttaaatatagaaaacataggggaaaatgCTGGAGGAAAGGGGATAGTGGAGAAGAAGGGGGATCTGGATTTTCCTTGTCCTTCAAACATAGCCTTATTGAGGTCAGAatacttggaacacccaggaactAGATCTGCGGAGCGACAGAAGGATCTCCATGGTTGGAAGGAGACAGCCTGGCaggatgcatgtgtgtgtgagttgtgGGAGATAAAATAGTGCTGTTATGGAGAAGTGGGAACCCCTTCTGTGAAGAgacaaaagggaaacaaagaggGGTTGTGAAAGCACAGCAGtgagttagcacaagaggaaaacctctctggaccatggactaGGGAGCGAAAAGTACTGAGTGTACTAGTTTGTTTTTTCAGTCTTTGGAGGTGAAACTCTCAGGTTCTGGAAGTGCACGAGTTTCTTTGGAGCAGAGCTGTGGCACGCaatcctggggaggagggagctggtcCCAGAGTGCACAGCATGATGTAGTGATCTTTGGGGCACAATGGAAAAGAACAATCCCCTTCCTGGACTACTTTAGAAAGAGAGTTTATTGCCTcctcaaggacaaaagaccccGCAGGTGTGAGCCAAAGGTCTTTCATCAGCCAGGTGGAAAGGCTCTACTCTGGAGCAGGAGAGCAAATCACTGTCACGCCAgtcctttaagactttgggttttgaatcccaacTGAGTGCCAAGGAGAAGGCACAGAATTGTGGCGCAGGGCAAGCTGACCACCCTCGCTATTCTGTGAGGACTGCCTGAACAGCGTGGGTTGAGATCCCTAGTTGAGATCCCAATCTGAGACCCCTAGATTGGGAGtacatccttttttcccccctaacaaCAATGcggtgggacttcagagagcagcacagCTGCCCCCAGTGGAGGCTGGACACACTTACACCTAACCCCTCCTTTCCATGCCtagcaactgcttatttactgaaACAAGACTGACCCAACACAGCCGGCCTtgcctccagaccagcacagccaccccccaaacacacaccaaCAGACaactctgggtttcttttttcatttttttcatccctcttctttttttcttttggaatcaggctcagactttctgatttgttttttgtcatttcttattacatattttttatttgtttttttaaatccttttctttttccttctgctttcccccccccccccaatttcttttcctttcactttccttGGAATCGGCCTTATAGGTTTTGATATTctatttggttttcctttctcccctttcttttttctcttttaatgggatccggctcccctccccttcctttcttcccccagggttacttcaacaaacaaatcaaagcatacctagttaaaggtccaaacactccccactacaagcaaggaggagctctgcggAGGACTGACCAGTGGCACAAAGCAGCCAAAATGCAAGAGCAGAGTACACTCAACAAAACACCAGAAATACTTCCTGGAGTGCCAGGCCCTCAACAGTGTAGGACCCttttttaatatagcattacTCTTAGGTATAGGACAcataatatgcttttaaaatacacaaaagacagaaacttagccaaaatgacaagatggaggaattctctCCAAAggaaagatcaagaagaaatcacagctagAGACTTGCTccaaacagatataaacaatataaatatattcagaacaacagtcataagcctaatagctgggcttgaaaaaagcatagaaaacaccagagaaacccttgctgtaGAGATCAAAGACCTGAGAACTCGCCGAGatgaattttaaagaatgctATGGATGAGacacaaaataaactagatacagtgacagtgaGGACCGAAGAGGACCGAAGAGGACCGAAGGACTTCTATTtctaggtgaaatagaagataaaatgatggaatataatgaagctgaaaaagagggaaaggaaattactagaccatgaggggagaattaaagaactaagtgattctataaaatgaaataatatccatatcattgagtcccagaagaagaagagcaagaaaaggGGCAAaggcttatttaaataaattatagctgagaactttcctaatctggggaaggaaacaggcatccaagtccaagaggcacagagaactcccttcaaaatcaacaaaaactggTCAACCCCATGACATATCATAAAgtaacttgcaaaatacaaaggcaaagaaagaattctgaaagcagctagggacaaaaggtccttaacctacgaGGGTGGACACATAAGGTTAGaggcagacctgtccactgaaacttgacAGACCAGAAGAGAATGGCAGGAaatagtcaatgtgctgaataagaaaaatatgcagtcaagaatcctttatccaatgaggctgtcattcagaatagaaggagagataaagtttcccaggcaaacaaaaactaagggaaattgtgaccactaaaccagtccagCAAAAAttctaagggggactctctgagtagaaagcagcaaagactacaaaggaccagagaacattaccagaaacacaaaatctacaggtaacacaatggtgCTAAGTTCGTATCTTTCAATAAGCACTCcgaatgtaaatgaattaaatgtccTACTataaagacatagagtatcagaatggattaaaaaaaaaaaaacaaaaaaaaaacaagatacatctatatgctgcctacaacagactcattttagacctgaggacacctgcagattgaaagtgaggggatggaggggcgcctgggtgtctcagtcagttgagcatctgactttagcttgggtcataatctcacagttgtgagtttgagccccacatcaggctttgtgctgatagtgcacAGTTTGcttcaattctctgtctccctctctctctgcctctcccttgcttgccctctctctcaaaaataaataaacattaaaaaattaaaaaaaaaaagaaagtgaagagatggagaaccatttatcatgccaatggatatcaaaagaaagccagagtaccaCACTTATAACAGaccaactagattttaaaacaaagactgtaacaagacatgaagaaggtcattatattatatttaaggggtatatccatcaagaagagctaacaattgtagcACCCAACataaaagcacccaaatatataaatcaattaatcacaaccTAAGCAAACTCACTgctaataccataatagtaggagactttagtactccatttacaacaatggacagatcatttaagcagaaaatcaacaaggaaacaaaggtgaatgacacactgggccagatggacttaacagataaattcagaacatctcatcctaaagcagcagaatacacattcttctagagtgcacatggaacattctccagaatagatcacatattgggtcacaaatcagtcctcatCAGGTACCAAAAGACTGAGATAacatcatgcatattttcagatcacactatcaaacttgaaatcaaccataaaagaaaaggtggaatgccctcaaatacatggagggtagagaacatcctactaaagaacgaatgggatgaccagaaaattaaagacaaagttaaaaaatacatggaagcaaattaaaatgaaacacaacagtccaaacctttTGGGATGCACGAAAGGCAgtcctaaaaggaaaatacattgcaattcagggctatcttaagaagcaagaaaggtagaaaggtcccaaataaacaacctaaccttatacctataggagctagaaaaggagcaccaaataaagcccaaagctaacaaaagaagagaaataataaatcctacagcagaaataaacaatatagaataaaaaaatccagtagatgggcgcctggtggctcagtcgattaagtgtccgacttcggctcaggtcatgatctcgaggtctgtgagttccagccctgcatcgggctctgagctgacaacttcagtgcctggagcctgcttcagattctgtgtcttcctctctttctgctccttccccacttgtgctctctctctcttgctctcaaaaataaataaaacataaaaaaaaaaaatacagtagaacagatcaatgaaactaagagctggtcttttgaaagaataaacaaaattgataaacccccagTAAGAcctctcaaaaagaagagagaggacccaCAGAGataaaatcaatgaatgaaagaggaacgatcacaaccaacaccacataaatacaattataaataatactatgaAAATCATATGCCATAAAACTGGGctatctggaagaaatggacaaattcctagacacacgctaccaaaactgaaacaggaagaaatagaaaacttcaacaggcccataaccagtaaagaaatcaaatctgtaatcaaaaagctcccaacaaacaagagttctGGGCCAGAtaacttcccaggggaattctattacacatttaaagaagagttaatacctgttctcctcaaactgttctaaaaatacaaatggaaagaaagcttccaaactcattcttggAGCCAGCAaaaccttgattccaaaacaagacaaagacagcactaaaaagaattatagatcaatatccttgatgaacctggatgcaaaatttctcaagaGATACTGGTaaatcgaatccaacagtacattaaaataattatttaccatgatcaagtgggattcattcctgggttgcaaggctcgttcaatattcacaaatccatcaatgtgatacaccacattaataaaagagaggataagatcctttcaatagatgcagagaaagcatttgacaaaatacagcatcctttcttgataaaaaccctcaagaaagtagggatagaaggatcataccttaacatcacaaaagccatatatgaaaggcccaccactaatatcatcctgaaTGGGAAAGcactgagagatttccccctaagaccagaaacatgacagggatgttcactGTCACCACTATTgttcaacatagcactggaagtcctagcctcagctatcagacaacacaaagaaataaaaggcatccaaactgacAAGttaaaagtcaaactttcactcctcaTAGATGATATATAagatactctacgtggaaaacccaaaagattccaccaaaaaaactgctagaactgatacatgaattcagcaaagctgtaggatataaagtcaatgtacagaaattggttgcatttctatacatcaataatgaaaaagcagaaagagaaatcaaggaattgagcccatttacaattgcaccaaaaatcataagatacctgggaataaatctaacctaATAGGAAAAGAACTGTATGCtatagaaaactatagaaagcttatgaaaacaattgaaaactatagaaagcctatgaaggaaattgaagcagacacaaagaaatggaaaaacgttccatgctcatggattggaataacaaatattgttaaaatgttgatactacccaaagcaatctacaacaTTCAATggaatccttatcaaaataacagctgtactcttcacagagctagaagaaacaatcctaaaatttgtatggaaccagaaaagagctCTAAAACTCaaattaatttggaaaagaaaaccagaggtgaaggcatcacaattttggactttaagctgtattacaaagctgtaatcatcaagacagtatagtataggcacaaaaacagatacatagatcgatggaatagaatagagaacccaaaattaacccacaaatatatggccaactattttttgacaaagtaggaaagattatccaatggcaaaaagacatctcttcagcaaatgtgctgggaaaactggacagcgacacaccgaagaatgaaactggaccattttcttacaccatagacaaaaataaattcaaaatggatgaaagacctaaaggtgagacaggaaaccatcaaaatcctacaggagaaaacaggcagcaacctttttgacctcagccacagcaacttcttactagacatgactctggaggcaaaggaaataaaagcaaaactgaactattgggacctcatcaagataaaaattttctgcacagtgaaggaaactgtcAGCAATACTAAAAGgtaaccgatggaatgggagaagatatttgtaagtggcatatcagataaaggattcatgtccaaaatctataaagaacttaccaaactcaacacccccccaacagataataataataataataatccagtgaagaaatgagaagaaatgaatagacacttttccaaagaaggcatccagatggctgacacatgaaaagatgctcaacatcactcaacatcagggaaatgcaaatcaaaaccacaatgagataccacttcatacctttcagaatggctaacattaaccagtcagcaaacaacagatgttggtgaggatgtggagaaaggagaacccttttgcactgttggcgggaatgcaaactggtgcagccactctggaaaacagtagggaggtttctcaaaaagttaaaaacagaactaccctatgatccagcaattgcactactaggcatttatccacgggatacaggtgtgctatttcgaagggatacatgcaccccaatgtttatagcagcactatctacaataaccaaattatcgAAAGAGCaaaaatgtccatcgactgatgaataaagaagatgttgtatatatatgcaatggaatattacttggcaatcaaaataatgaattcttgccatttgtaacaatgtggatggaactagagtgtattatgctaagtgaaataagtcagagaaagatatcatatgatttcactcatatgtggaatttgagaaacacaacagatgaacataggggaagggagggaaaaataagattaaaacaaagagggaggcaaaccgtgagagactcttaaatacagagaacaaactgagggttgctggaggggagggcagtggggggatgagctaaatggttgacggacattaaggagggcactttttggggtgagcactgggtgtcatatgtaagagatgaatcactgggttctactcctgaagccaagactacactgtatgttaactctcctgaatttaaattaaattgaattaaataaataaataataagtaaaattcttttactagtgaaaaaaaagaaaaaatagagaaaaatgcaaagaaaacatttatgtacaTGCCTGATGCTGTTAGAGAAATATACATTCAAATACGTATATTCAATCTTTAAGAGTAACAGAgtagaaaaacaagaaagcaaactCCCACTGAACAAATATTGTGTAAAGAATCCCTGGAAACTGAAAGTAGGTAGAATGAGGTTGAAGATGAACACTGTCAGATAGAATAGAATGTGTTCGTGCCCagagaggcagaagcagggaaagggcCAATG
The window above is part of the Panthera uncia isolate 11264 unplaced genomic scaffold, Puncia_PCG_1.0 HiC_scaffold_661, whole genome shotgun sequence genome. Proteins encoded here:
- the LOC125918303 gene encoding OX-2 membrane glycoprotein-like isoform X1, encoding MERLVFVGLLCHLSAYRLIWFFAAVRLCRAAQVVTQDEEELLNTPASLRCSLQNSEEVLIVTWQKIKAVSPENMVTFSKNHGVVVQPAYKDKINITQLELKNSTITFWNTTLEDEGCYKCLFNTFGSGKISGKACLTLSVQPTVFLHYTFFEDHVNITCSANARPAPVISWKVSGSGIENSTEILSHPNGTTSVTSVLQVKDPKSQVGKEVICQVLHLGTMTSVRQTLDKGFWFSVPLLLSIVSLVILLVLISILLYWKRRRNQDRGE
- the LOC125918303 gene encoding OX-2 membrane glycoprotein-like isoform X2 gives rise to the protein MKGVTSASSILLVPGRSQEKPASPSLPTVFLHYTFFEDHVNITCSANARPAPVISWKVSGSGIENSTEILSHPNGTTSVTSVLQVKDPKSQVGKEVICQVLHLGTMTSVRQTLDKGFWFSVPLLLSIVSLVILLVLISILLYWKRRRNQDRGE